One region of Girardinichthys multiradiatus isolate DD_20200921_A chromosome 1, DD_fGirMul_XY1, whole genome shotgun sequence genomic DNA includes:
- the LOC124866065 gene encoding keratin, type II cytoskeletal 8-like yields the protein MSFRTSTTSYRSSNAPKSFSSSSYAGPGGITSRKTFTVKSSYGGAGGRGFGGAGITSSSAYGLSSSMGGAGGFGMGFGGGMISQAPITAVSVNKSLLAPLNLEIDPTIQAVRTQEKEQIKGLNNRFASFIDKVRFLEQQNKMLETKWNLLQGQTTTRSNIDAMFEAYIANLRRQLDSLGNDKMKLEADLHNMQGLVEDFKNKYEDEINKRTECENDFVLIKKDVDEAYMNKVELEAKLESLTDEINFLRSIYEEELNELQGQIKDTSVIVEMDNSRNLDMDAIVAEVRAQYEDIANRTRAEAETWYKTKYEEMQTSASRYGNDLRSTKTEIADLNRMIQRLTSEIDSIKGQRANLEAQIAEAEERGELAVKDAKLRIRELEEALQRAKQDMARQIREYQDLMNVKLALDIEIATYRKLLEGEEDRLATGIKAINISQQSTSYSGFPSMDSMKSSYSSGYSSGYSSGYGSGMGGFSSGGFSSGGFSSGSGGGYSTTQSKKNVVIKMIETKDGRVVSESSEVIQD from the exons ATGTCTTTCAGGACCTCAACCACTTCCTACAGGAGCTCTAATGCCCCTAAGAGCTTTAGCAGTAGCTCTTATGCTGGACCAGGTGGCATCACCTCCCGCAAGACCTTCACAGTCAAGAGCTCCTATGGAGGTGCTGGTGGCAGGGGCTTTGGAGGAGCAGGCATCACCAGCAGCTCTGCGTACGGCCTCAGCTCAAGCATGGGTGGTGCAGGAGGCTTTGGTATGGGCTTTGGAGGCGGCATGATTTCTCAGGCCCCCATCACTGCTGTTAGCGTGAACAAGAGTCTGCTGGCCCCCTTGAACCTCGAGATTGACCCCACAATCCAAGCCGTCCGTACCCAAGAGAAAGAGCAAATCAAGGGCCTCAACAACCGCTTTGCCTCCTTCATTGACAAG GTCCGTTTCCTGGAGCAGCAGAACAAAATGCTGGAGACCAAATGGAACCTGCTGCAGGGACAGACCACCACCCGCTCCAACATCGATGCAATGTTCGAGGCCTACATTGCCAACCTCCGCAGACAGCTAGACAGCCTGGGCAACGACAAGATGAAGCTGGAGGCCGACCTGCACAACATGCAGGGCCTGGTGGAGGACTTCAAGAACAA GTATGAAGATGAAATCAACAAGCGCACAGAGTGTGAGAACGACTTTGTCTTGATCAAAAAG GATGTGGATGAGGCCTACATGAATAAGGTTGAGCTGGAGGCCAAGCTGGAGAGTTTGACAGATGAGATCAACTTCCTCAGGTCGATCTACGAGGAG GAACTGAATGAGCTCCAGGGACAGATCAAGGACACCTCAGTCATTGTGGAGATGGACAACAGCCGCAACCTGGATATGGATGCCATTGTGGCTGAGGTCAGGGCACAGTATGAGGATATTGCCAACCGCACCCGTGCTGAGGCAGAGACGTGGTACAAGACCAAG TATGAAGAGATGCAGACCTCCGCTAGCAGATATGGCAATGACTTGCGGAGTACAAAAACAGAGATTGCAGACCTCAACCGCATGATCCAGAGGCTCACATCAGAGATTGATTCCATCAAGGGACAG CGTGCCAACTTGGAGGCCCAGATTGCTGAGGCTGAGGAGCGTGGTGAGCTGGCTGTGAAGGATGCCAAACTCCGCATCAGGGAGCTGGAGGAGGCACTGCAGAGAGCCAAGCAGGACATGGCCCGTCAGATCAGAGAGTACCAGGATCTGATGAACGTCAAGCTGGCTTTGGACATCGAGATCGCCACCTACAGGAAGCTGctggagggagaggaggacaGACTGGCAACCGGCATCAAGGCTATCAACATCTCCCAGCAGAGCA CAAGTTACAGTGGTTTCCCCAGTATGGACAGTATGAAGAGCAGCTACTCCAGCGGATACAGCAGCGGATACAGCAGCGGTTACGGCAGCGGCATGGGTGGCTTCAGCAGTGGCGGCTTCAGCAGTGGCGGCTTCAGCAGCGGCAGCGGTGGCGGCTACAGCACCACCCAAAGCAAGAAAAATGTCGTCATCAAGATGATTGAGACCAAGGATGGCAGGGTGGTGTCCGAGTCCTCCGAAGTCATTCAGGATTGA